Proteins co-encoded in one Apteryx mantelli isolate bAptMan1 chromosome 4, bAptMan1.hap1, whole genome shotgun sequence genomic window:
- the TIMM9 gene encoding mitochondrial import inner membrane translocase subunit Tim9, with product MAGQISESDQIKQFKEFLGTYNKLTETCFLDCVKDFTSREVKPEEMTCSEHCLQKYLKMTQRISMRFQEYHIQQNEALAAKAGLLGQPR from the exons ATGGCTGGACAAATATCAGAATCTGATCAGATTAAGCAG TTCAAAGAGTTTCTGGGAACATACAATAAACTTACAGAAACCTGCTTCCTGGATTGCGTGAAGGATTTCACTAGCAGAGAGGTTAAACCAGAAGAG ATGACCTGCTCAGAACACTGCCTacagaagtatttaaaaatgaCACAAAGGATCTCCATGCGATTTCAAGAGTACCATATTCAGCAGAATGAAGCTCTGGCAGCTAAAGCAGGATTGCTTGGCCAACCTCGTTAG